From Streptomyces asiaticus, one genomic window encodes:
- a CDS encoding methyltransferase domain-containing protein — protein sequence MKHRRQQSGKPLSRVDRSNPGELVSPVNWKPLAENLASILEGSDDLVSPHWKQAFEEVPRHVFVPRYFQNQGGVPTRWKPLDAADGGDWLNPIYTNATLVTRFAPETAKSADGLLTGVPTSSSTQPSLTARMLEALDVQPGDRVLDGGTGTGYQTALIAHRLESDDQLVTADIDPDVTSEALLNLEAIGITPNVLTVDVRDWTWPPESFDKVIITCALPRITETLRSTVAPGGRLVANLFPPLSGGLAVLDRMPDGNLEGRFQTGGGSFMAARTAAPPPPPPPASGPVDAHGESRVPVTAFDSYHFTFLLASALPGVVLQYGTDDEGHTMRRLVMPDGAWAEGIFVGEQTQFRETGEHGIWDTVEGWWGWFVDHDMPKWDRFGLTVSDEEHRLWYETPRGPLVETSCVSEARN from the coding sequence ATGAAGCACCGCCGACAACAGTCCGGAAAACCCCTTAGCCGCGTCGATCGCTCAAACCCTGGAGAACTGGTGTCGCCGGTGAACTGGAAACCGCTCGCTGAGAATCTGGCAAGCATCCTGGAGGGCTCGGACGACCTCGTCTCCCCTCACTGGAAGCAGGCGTTCGAGGAAGTGCCCCGGCATGTCTTCGTCCCACGCTATTTTCAGAATCAGGGGGGCGTGCCGACTCGATGGAAGCCACTCGACGCCGCGGACGGCGGAGACTGGCTCAACCCCATCTACACCAACGCCACACTCGTCACCCGCTTCGCCCCGGAGACCGCGAAGTCCGCGGATGGGCTGCTCACCGGCGTCCCCACGTCGTCCAGCACACAGCCGAGCCTCACGGCCCGGATGCTGGAAGCCCTTGACGTACAGCCTGGAGACCGGGTCCTTGATGGGGGCACCGGCACCGGCTACCAAACCGCCCTCATCGCGCACCGCCTGGAGAGTGATGACCAGCTCGTGACGGCGGACATCGACCCGGATGTGACGTCCGAAGCCCTGCTCAACCTGGAGGCCATCGGCATCACACCGAACGTGCTCACCGTGGACGTGAGGGACTGGACCTGGCCGCCGGAGTCGTTCGACAAGGTGATCATTACGTGTGCCCTCCCCCGGATCACCGAGACATTGAGGTCCACGGTCGCACCCGGGGGACGACTCGTCGCGAACCTCTTCCCGCCGCTGAGCGGGGGTCTGGCCGTCCTCGATCGCATGCCGGACGGGAACCTGGAGGGGCGCTTCCAGACGGGCGGCGGGTCCTTCATGGCGGCGCGTACGGCGGCGCCGCCCCCTCCCCCGCCGCCTGCATCAGGACCGGTAGACGCACACGGGGAATCCCGCGTACCGGTCACGGCCTTCGACAGCTACCACTTCACCTTCCTGCTGGCGTCCGCGCTGCCCGGGGTGGTGCTCCAGTACGGCACTGACGACGAGGGGCACACCATGCGTCGCCTGGTGATGCCTGACGGGGCGTGGGCTGAGGGCATCTTCGTCGGCGAACAGACGCAGTTCCGCGAGACAGGCGAGCACGGCATCTGGGACACGGTCGAGGGCTGGTGGGGGTGGTTCGTTGATCACGATATGCCGAAATGGGATCGCTTCGGCCTGACGGTCTCGGACGAAGAGCATCGCCTCTGGTACGAAACGCCCCGGGGGCCCCTCGTGGAGACTTCCTGTGTGAGTGAGGCGCGCAACTAA